The Pyxidicoccus sp. MSG2 DNA segment GCCCACCAGCGCCGGAATCACGTCCTCGCCCGCCACCTCGATTGTGTCCCGCGGCTCGCCGCTCATCGCACCACCAGCGTGCCCTTCATCATCTGCATGCCGCAGGTGAAGGCGAACGTCCCCGACTTGTCCGGCACGAAGTCCACCACCGTCTCCTTCAGGCCCGGAAGCGGCGTGCGCACGCCGAAGTCGGGGATGAGCAATTCGTCCCCACACCCGCCGGTGTCCTTGCGCACGAAGCGCAGCCGCGCCGGCACGCCCTGCTTCAGCGTCACCTCACTGGGCTGGTAGCCGCCCTGCACGGTGATGGTGACCTCCTGCACTGCGCCGTCCGCCGGAGCCTTCGCGACGGGCACCTTCGCCGCGTCCACGGGCGTGAGCAGGAAGCCGATGAAGTACTCGGAGTCCTCCGGCATGGGCAGGCGCACCGTCACCTCGCGCTCACCATCGGCGGGAGGAAGCGTGCCCGAGAGGAACTCTCCCGCCGCTCCGGGGACCAGCGACGCGGTGGCCCCCGCGGCCTCCACCATGCCCTTCTTCCCGGCCAGCGGCACCGGCTGCCGGAACGCATCCGTCACCCAGACGCGCACCTCGCCGGACTTCAGCGACAGGACCTCCAGGTGCGTGTCCCCGCTCATCGCCACGATGCCGCCGTGCAGGGGCGTGTGGTCGTGCGCCTGCATCGGCGCGGCGGAAGTCCCGCCGTGCCCGTGCTCCTCCAGGTGCGCGGAGAAGCGCGCCACCTCCGGCTTCCCGTCCCGTACCACCGTCACCACCAGGGTCAGGTGGTCGTCCGAGTGCTCCGGCCCCTGCCCTTCCAGATGGTCTCCCGCTGGCGCCAGCTTCACGTCCGGATGGCCGCCCTTCGCCACCTTCACCGTGCCGCTGGCACCCGCCACCGGACGCACAGCAAGCGCGTCATCCAGCAGGTAGACGCGATAGCCGCCCGCGCGGGTGGCCACCAGCTCCAGGTGGCCCTGCGACGTGGACTCCACGACTCCACCATGCGGCGCGGCGTGGGCATGCGGCTGCGCGGTGGCGTGCGACTTCGCCGCCGGAGCCTGCGCTTCAACAGGCGCGTCCTTCTTGCTGCACGCGGCCACCAGTCCCACCGCCATCACCGCCGCGATGATTTGCTTCCTCATCTCGAACATCCTCCAAAGGTTCCTCACGGTGCCCGCCTTCACAGCGAGCTCGCGAGCCGCTCCCCTGGCGGCACTGCCGCCGGGAGCTGGGGGTCTTCTTCTTCGGCGCGCGCCGCCGCCTTGCGCGCCAGGTAGCGCTCCAGGGCCGGGCGCCCGAAGCGGAAGAACACGGCCGGCGTGACGAGCAGGTCCAACAGGGTGGAGCTGATGAGCCCCCCGAGGATGACCGTCGCCACCGGGTGCAATATCTCCTTGCCCGGCGCACCCGACGCGAGCGCCAGTGGCACCAGCGCCAGCCCCGCCGTCAGCGCCGTCATCAGCACCGGCACCAGCCGCTCCAGCGAGCCGCGCAGCACCAGGTCCCGGCCGAAGTGGTCGCCCTCCACCTCGACGAGGTGCAGGTAGTGCGAGATGAGCATGATGGTGTTGCGACTGGCGATGCCACACAGGGTGATGAAGCCGACCAGCGTGGCCACGGACAGCGGCTGCCCGGTGAGCACCACCGCCGTCACGCTGCCCACCAGCGCCAACGGGATGTTGAGCATCACCTGGAGCACCAGCCGCACCGAGCGGAAGTGCGCGTACAGCACCAGGAACATGCCCGCCAGCGACAGGAGCGACAGCAGGGCGATGAGGCGCGTCGCGGACTGCTGGCTCTCGAACTGGCCCTCGTACGTGACGAAGGCCCCGGGAGGCAGCGTCACCTGCGCGGCCACCCGCTCGCGGACCTGCTCCACTGCGCTGCCCAAATCTCTCCCCGACACGTTCGCCATCACCACGATGCGCCGCTGCAGGTGGTCATGGTGGATGACGTTGGGCCCCTGGGACTCCACCACCTCCGCGATGGCCGCCACCGGCACCCGCGCCCCCGAGGGCGTGTCCACCAGCGCCCGACGGAACGCCTCCGCGTCCACGCGAGAGCGCTCGTCGTACCGCACCAGCACGTCGAAGGTGCGCTGTCCCTCCAGCACCTGCCCCACCACCACGCCGTTGAAGACCTTCTCCAGTTGCTCCGCCATGGCGCCGGGCTGCACGCCCAGGCGCGCCGCCTCCTCGCGCTTCAGCCGCACCTGGAGCTGCGGAATCAACGTCTGCTGCTCCACCTGGAGGTCGACGATTCCGGGCACACCCGCCATGACGGCGCGGACCTCCTCCGCCTTGCCGCGCAGCACGTCCAGGTCCTGCCCGAAGAGCTTCACCGCCACCTGCGCGCGAATGCCCGACAACAGGTGGTCCAGCCGGTGCGAAATGGGCTGCCCCACTGAGACGGACATGCCCGGAAGCTGCGCGAGCCGCTCGCGGAGGTCCCCGAGCACCACCTCCCGCACGCGCCCGTCCCCCGCCTTGAAGTCCACGTCCAGCTCCGAGTAGTGGACGCCCTCCGCGTGCTCGTCCTGCTCGGCGCGGCCGGTGCGCCGGCCCACCGTCTTCACCTCGGGGACGGCGGCGATGAGGCGCTCGGCCAGCAGCCCGAAGCGGTTGGACTCCTCCAGCGACGTGCCCGGCGGCGCAATCAGCGTCACCGTGGCGGTGCCCTCGTTGAAGGGTGGGAGGAAGGAGCGGCCCAGGAAGGGCACCACCGCCGCCGCCGCGAGCACCAGCACCGCCGCGCCCGTCATCACCGGACGGGGGTGCGCCAGCGCCACCTTCAGCACCCGCCGGGCCCGTGCCTTCAGCCAGCTCACCAGCACGCCGTCGCCGTGCTCCAGCAGGCGCCCCTTCGGCAACAGGTACGCGCACAGCGCGGGCGTCACCGTGAGCGACACCAGCAGGGACGCGAGGATGGACACGATGTACGCCACGCCGAGCGGCGCGAAGAGCCGGCCCTCGATACCTCCGAGTGCGAACAGCGGGATGAACACCAGCACCACGATGAGCGTGGCGAAGACGATGGAGCCGCGCACTTCCGAAGACGCCTTGAAGATGACGCGCAGCGAGGGCTCGGGCTCGGCCTTCGCGCGGTTCTCCTTGAGGCGGCGGTAGACGTTCTCCACATCCACGATGGCGTCATCCACCAGCTCGCCGATGGCCACCGCGAGGCCCCCTAGCGTCAGCGTGTTGATGGACAGGCCGAAGGCCTTCATCACCAGCGCGGTGATGACGAGGGACAGCGGAATCGCGGTGAGGGTAATCGCCGTGGTGCGCAGGTTGACCAGGAAGAGGAACAGCACCAGCACCACGAGCAGCGCGCCGTCGCGCAGTGCCTCCGCCACGTTGCCGATGGCGGAGTGGATGAAGTCCGCCTGTCGGAAGAGTGTCTCCACCCTCACGTCCGCGGGAAGCGTGGCCCGCAGCTCCTTCAGCGCGGCGTCCACCTTCCCGGTCAGCTCCAGCGTGCTGGCGCCGGGCTGCTTCTGCACCGCGAGGATGACCGCGGAACGACCGTTCATTCCGCCGTCGCCGCGCTTCACCGCCGGGCCCACCGCGACCTCGGCCACCTGGGACAGGCGCACCGGCACTCCGTCCCGCACCGCCACCACCGTGCCCGCCAGGTCCTCCACGGAGGCACTGCGCGCGAGGTTTCGGACGAGGTACTCGCGACCGCCCTTGTCCACGAAGCCACCCGTGGTGTTGCCCTGGGCCAGCCCCGCCGCACGCTCCACCTCGTCGAAGGTGAGCCCGAAGGCGAGCAGCTTCTCCGGGTCCACCCGCACCTGGAACTGCTTCACCCCGCCGCCCAGCACCGTCACCTGGGCGATGCCCGGAATCGTCAGCAGCCGCTGGCGGAGCGTCCAGTCCGCGAGCGAGCGCAGCTCCAGCGGCGATGTGCGCCCACTCTCGCTCTGCACGCCGAGCAGGAGGATTTCGCCCATGATGGAGGACACGGGGGTCAGGTGCGGCGTCACGTCGCGAGGCAGCCGCTCGCGTGCCACCTGGAGCCGCTCCGACACGAGCTGCCGGTCCAGGTAGATGTCCGTGCCCCAGTCGAACTCCACGTAGACGATGGACAGGCCCACGCCCGACGACGAGCGCACGCGCTGCACGCCCGGCGCTCCGTTCATCGCCGTCTCGAGCGGCGTGGTGACGAGCGTCTCCACCTCCTCCGGCGACAGGCCGCCCGCCTCCGTCATCACCGTCACGGTGGGACGGTTGAGGTCCGGGAACACGTCCACCGGCAGGCGTGTGACGGCCCAGCCGCCGTAGAGCAGCAGCGCCACCGCCGCCAGCACGACGAACAGGCGATGCCGCAGCGCGAGGAGGATGACGCGGTCAATCACCTGCCGCCTCCCCTCGCCATGCGCAGCGCCGCCACGCCGCCCACCACCACCCGCTCGCCCGCCTTCAGGCCCTGGCGCACCTCGCGCCACTCGCCGTCGCGCCCACCGAGCACCACCGGACGCAGCTCGAAGGCCTCGGGCGAGGTGTGGATGAAGACGAAGGCACGGCCCTCCTCCTCCACCACCGCGGACAGGGGCACCGCCAGCGCGTCCCTCCGTCCGCCCTCGCCGATGGCCACGTCCACGAACATGCCCGGGCGCAGGCGGCCTTCGCGGTTGTCCACTTCGAAGAGGACGCGGACGCTGCGCGTGGACTCGTCCACAAGTTGTCCCACGTTGTAGAGCCGTGCGGCGAAGTGCTGGCCCTCGTACGCGGGCGTGTCCACCAGCGCTCCCGAGGCACCCTCCACCCGCGCCACGTCGCCCTCGTAGACGCGTGCTTCCACCCAGACGACGGAGGCGTCGAGCACCGCGAACAGCGGGCGTGCCGGGTCCACCTGCTCGCCCACGGTGGCGCGCGCCTCCACCAGCACGCCGTCGATGGGCGCCACCAGCGGGAAGCGCGCCGTGCCCTGCCCCTGGCGCGCGCCGGACAGCACGTCTCGCGAGTCCTTCGCCCGGCCGAACTCCTGCTCCGCCGTGCTCACGGTGAGTCGTGCCTGCTGGACTTCCTTCTCCGCCACCACGCCTTGCAGGGACTCCAGGCGCGCGAGGTCTCTGCGGGCCTGCTCCAGCGCGGCCTGCGCGCGGGACACCTCCGCCTCGGCCTGGATGTAGCCCGTCGACAGGCCCGTGGCTTCCGAGGTGGAGAGACTCTGCTGCACCAGCGCCAGCACCTCGCCGCGCTTCACGCGCTGGCCCACCAGCGGCACCGAAGCGCCCGAGGCCAACACGCGGCCCGACACCGGCGCGGAGACCTGCGCGTAGCGGTCCGTGCGCGGCACCACCTTGCCGGGTGCCACCAGCCGAGACTCCAGGGGACGCACCGCCGCGCGCTGCGTGCGCACCTCGAGGAGGAATTGGGTCTCCTTGGGCACGGTGAAGCCCACGCCGCCGGGGACGATGGACGGTTGTTGCTGGGCGGACTGCGCCTGGACGTGGCCCTCGTGCGCGCCGGCCCGGGGGCTCGCGAGGAGACCCAGACACATGACGGACAGGACCACGGACAGCGTCATCGCGTCACTCACAGCAACCCCCTTTTGCGACGCGACACCCACCATGCGCCCACCGCCACCAGCAGCGCCACACCGCCCGCGACGCTCCAGCCGAGCCAGCCATCGCCGACCTCGTGAGCATCCTCGTGCTCCGCCTCCACGTGCACCGTGCCCAGCGCCAGCACGTCCACCCTGTCGCCCCGGGTCACCGTGGCGACGGCGGCCAGCTCCACCTCGGGTGCCAACTCCGCCTCCGCCACGTAGATGCCCGGTGACTCCATCTTCGGCACCAGGGACTGCACGGACGCTCCGGTCAGCGTCAGCTCCACCTGCGCCCCGCTCACGGGCGCGTTCGTCGCGCTGTCGGCCACCAGCACGCGCACCGGCGTCTTCGGACCGTCCGCATGCTCCGGGTGCTTGAGCACCACTTCGAAGAGGTCTCCCGTCGCCGCCAGCACGTGCAGGGCTTCGCCTGTCGTGGCCACCGGGGGCGGCGCACCGTGCGACTCGCCCTCGTGCGCGCCCGCGACCATCGGCAGGGCGAGACACACCGCCAGCATCCAGGTCCTTGTTCTCATCGCGGCACCCCTCCCGTGGGCAGCCGACCTTCCGCGCGCAGCAGGGCGGTGCGTGCCCGGGCCAATTCCGCCGCCGCTTCCACCGTCTCGGCCTTCGCGGCGAAGGCCCTGTCCCTCGCCAGCAACAGTGCGTCCAGGCTCAGCTCTCCCGCCTCGTAGGCACGGCGCATCAGCTCCAGGTTGCGCTCCACGGCGGGCCGGGCCGCTTCCAGTGCGGTGTATGCGGCTCTCGCGGCTTCGAACGTGCTTCGCGCCACGGTCGACTCAGCGTCCACCTGTCGCTCGCGGGCCACCCGCTCCGCTTCACGCGCCGAGCGCCTCGCGCTCGCCTCCGCCAGCTCGCGCTGGTTCCGCTCCCACAGCGGCAGCGGCAGGGACAGGCGCGCGACCAGCAGGTGCTCGGTGTGCAGGTCCGTGAGGGCGCCGTGCGACTCGACGCGCCGCTCGCGCTCGTAGCCCAGGCCCAGCGTCGGGTCCGGAAATCGCTCTCGCCGCAGCAGCTCCACCTCCGCCTTCGCCGCGGCTTCCTCGGCGCGTGCCGCCTGAAGTTCGGGCCGCTCGTTCAGCAGAGGCGATGGCAGTGATGCCCGCGTGGCGCGCAGCTGCGGCCGGTCCTGTATCCCCATCGGCGCCGCTGGCGACGTCACGTTCGCAACCCCAGCATCTCCACGTGCCTTCTCATCCGTCACCGGTCCCGCTTCGGCCCCGGCCTCCGCCAGCACCGACACGCTCAGCGGAGCCCCGGCCGGGCGCCCCAGCCTCCGATTCAGCGCCGCGCGCGCGCCCGCCGACTCCGCTCGAGCCATCGCCGCCCGGGCCTCCGCGCGAGCCCGCTCCAGCGCCGCGCCATTGCGGTCCAATTCCGGTACGTCTCCGGCCGCGAAGCGGCGCGCAGTCGCCTCCTCCAGCGTCCGGGCCAGCTCCAGCGCCTCCTCCGCGAGCCTTGCCCGCGCCTCGCGCCGCTCCAGTTCCGCCGCCGCGCTCACCGCTTCCGCCGCGGCCTCCAGCACCACCGCGCGCCTTCGCGCCCGGACAGCGTCCACCGCGGCTTCCGCCCGGGCCACGCGCAGTCCCCGCTGTCCCGCCACTTCCACCGTCTGACTCAGCATCAGCTCCACGCGCTGCTCGCCCTGGTCGTCCGTGAGCGCGTCGCTCGCGAAGCCCACGTCCAGCTGGGGATTGTCCTGGAGCCACCGTCCGTCCGCTGATCGCGCTCCCTCGGCGGCCGACTCCTCCGCCCGGGCCGCCGCCACCTCCGGCGCGCGCTCCACGGCCTCCGCGACCACGCGCTCCAGCGACCAGACTTCCGTGGGAGCGGCGGCCAGCATGAGGGACAGCGCTGCGGAGACAGCGAACATGTCCTCGTCACAACGCAAGCCGCATACCTGCCCGGCGCCCAGTGATTTCGCACACCTGCACACCGCGAACGGCTTCCAGGTGTGACCGCCGCCGTCACACTGTGACGTGCCCGGTCCGTTCCTTCCTGGCCGCGGCCTCAAGCTCCGCGCTCGCCTCCCTCCGCACCCACATGGGGGAGCACCTGCGATGGCTCGGTCACTTCACCGTGGGGTTCGACGTGGCAGGACGAGCGGTCCGGAACACCGGCGCGTAGCACTCCCCGTCCTTGTACAGGTAGCCGTTCTCGTCACAGCGCTTCTGGTCCAGGGCCAGCTTCAGCCAGCAGCGCCCCTGGAAGGGAACCTGCCCCTGGCTTGGACAGCGGCCTTTGGAATCCGTCTGCTGCTGTCCCGGAAAGGGCTTGGGGGGAACGTCCAGGGCGATGGCCGCCCACGCGGAAGGTGGCGCGGCGGAGGACGAAGGCGCCGTCAGGGCGGAGTCCCCGACGGCCACCGTGCCGGCGTCCCTTGCCTCCAGTCGTATGGCGACTGTCGCCTCCGTGGGGACGGCTCCGTGCCGCGTGCTCAGCAACCACGTGATTCCCACTGCCACCACGGCTACCGCGGCGGAGGCTGCGATGCGCCAGTGCCTCCTGCTCCCGATTCGCTCCCGCGACGAAAAGCGCCACGAGGATGCGCTCACCTTGGCGGGCCGGGCTTCTTCCGGGTCGAAGAGAGGCACGTCCGCCGTCGGCCCGGCTTCACGCGCGGCGTCCTCCATCGCTTCGGCCAGCTCACCTGCGCTGCCGCGCGCCTCCGGGTGCACGGAGAGCATCCGGGAAACAAGGGCATCCAACTCCCCGCAGCAGCGCCCATTGAGGGCTCGCGCAGCGAGGTGGCTCATGCCTTCCGGCCGCCACAGGCGAGCTCCCTCACCCGCCAGTCCCAGCGCGCGAGAGTACTCCCCGGTCACCAACCGCCAGGCGGTGACGCCCAGCGCGAAGACGTCATCTGCCGGCCCGGGCGCATAGGGCACGCCCGGGTCGGGACCGGGACGCAGTACGGAGCGCCACGCCTCCGGCGCACGGTAGGCCGGCGTCCCTGGAGGAAATGGCGGCCAGGTGATGGTCGCGGCGCCAATGTAGTGGCCGGAGCCGAAGTCGGTCAGGAAGGCCTGGCCATCTCCATCCCTCACGACAACGTTGTCGCCCTTCACATCGCGGTGGACGCCGCCCGCGGCATGCGTGGCCTCCAGCGCCCGCGCGAGACTGGCGAGGCACGAGAGCACCTGCCGGGAGGTGGGCCGTTGCTCCATCGCCCAGACATAGAGAGGTACGCCGTCCACCCACTCCATGGCGAGGTACGGGTAGACAGTGCCAGCCGGGTCCTGCCATTCCCCGTGGCCGAAGAAGCGAGGGACGTTGGGATGATGGATGCGTGAGAGCAGCTCCGCTTCTCGTGTGAAGCGTTCATCCCGAGGACGCAGGGCCAGCTTGAGCGCCACGAACCTGGGGTGCCCGTCCGCCCTGGTGGCGCGATAGACAGCGCCATAGACGCCGCGTCCTCGCCGTTCCAGCACGCGCCACGGCCCCACGCGTGTGCCCGGGCGAAGCCGTGCCAGGTCCAGGTTGCCAGGCGCCATGAGGGTCTCCTGAGGAGGCATGCGGTCCATCCACCCGCGGCGAGAGCCTACCCTCGTTTCCGGTAGCTCATCCGCGCGCGTCCCTGGGCGCACCGCGGTGGCGGTGCTCGTGGACGCACGAACCCTGGAAACGCTTTTTGCGCCCGTCCGTACGTGAATTTGAAGAGACGGCGCAGCCCCCATCAACCCGCTCCGTGAGTTCCTTCCGTCAGGGCGGCGCCGACGCGCCGCACCTCGCTCCTGAGGTGCGGCCTTCAGCCAATCCATCCATCCATTCATGGGAGAGAAACATGCTGAGGAGCTTCTGGAGGAGCCGCGTCCTGGTGGCGGCGCTGGCCGCTTCGATGTCCACGCTGTCCGCGGGCTGCGGCGAAGGCGATGACAAGGACCCGAACGACCGGCCGGACACCAAGACCGCGAGGCTGCGCGTCATCCACGGGTCGCCCGACGCCCCGGCGGTGGACATCTATGCCGAGGGCCAGGCGACGCCGCTGTTCACCAACGTGAAGTACGGCGACACGACGAGCTACGCCTCCGTGCCCGCGGGCACGTACAACGTGCAGGTGCGCGCGGCCGGCGCGGCGGCGAGCTCGGCGCCCGCGTACTCCACCGGCCCGCTGACGCTGGGTGCCAACGCCACCGTGAGCGCGCTGGCCTCGGGCCTGCTCGGCTCCACCAACACCCAGCAGGCCTTCCGCGTGCTGCCGCTGGCGGAGGGCTTCGGCGCTCCGGCGGACGGACGGGCGCGCGTGCGCATCGTCCACGCGGGCGCGGACGCGCCCACCGTGGCGCTGGACGTGGGCAATGACGGCTCCTCCGAGGTGACGGGCCTGCAGCGCTTCCAGGACACCGGCGCCGCCGGGGTGGACCTGCCCGCGGGCCAGTCCTTCCAGGTGGGCGTGCTCGCGGGAGGCACCAAGGTGACGGCCTTCACCCTCCCCGCCCTGCCGTCTCGCGGCGAGGTGTTCGTCATCGCCACCGGGCAGCTCTCCGCGAAGCCTGGCGCCACCAACGGCTTCGGCCTGCTCGCGGCCGGGGTGGGCTTCATCCGGCAGAACCCCGTCGTCTACGCGCTGCACGCCTCGCCGGACGCGCCCCCCGTGGACATCTTCGCGGGCACCACCGAGCTGGTGGACAACCTGACCTTCGGCCAGCTCTCCAAGCCCATCCAGGTGCCGCCGGGCACGTACACCCTGGACGTCTTCGCGAATGCGCACGGCGCCTCGCGCCCGGCGGGCCATCCCGCCGGCTCCGACAGCACGCCCGCGCTGGAGGCCGGAGGCCGCTATCTCGTGGTGGCCGCGGGCTTCCTGTCGCCCGGCGCGGGGGACCCGGCGACGTCCACCTTCGAGCTGCTCGCCTTCGCCGACAGCTTCGCCCAGGACAACGACAGCATGAGGCTGCGCGTGGTGCACGCCTCGCCGGACGCGCCCGAGGTGGACGTGGCGCCGCTGGAGAACGGGCTCGTCCCGACGCATGCGGCCTTCAACGACGTGACCTTCCGGCAGGCCTCCTCGCCCGAGGGCCTGGAGCTGCCGGCGGTCCAGGCCCGGGTGGGCGTGGCCGCCGCCTCCGCGAGCGACCGCACACCGGTGGCACGCTTCGACCTCGACACCGGGCTCTTCATCGGCAGGGGCGTCTTCGCGGTGGCCGCGGGAGCGCTGTCGCCCACGCACGGGGAGAACGAGGCGTCCTTCCGGCTGGTGGCGGTGGACACCAGCGCCTCGCCCTGGGTGGCCGTCACCCTGCTGCCCGTCGTGCATTAGCCCCCCTCGCGAAGGCCGGGTGTTCCGTCCCCCGTGACTCGGTGGGAGTCGGGGGACAACAAGGCGCTGAGGCTCGGGCCATCGCGCGCGACGTCCAGCGCGAGGCGCCCTCGCTGTGGCGCAGCATCTTCGAGGAGTCGCTCCCCCGCGCCGGCGAGAGCTCGCGCGGGAGCGTCGTCGTCACCGCGGAGCCAGGCGCTGGCGGCTTGCTCCGGGCGGCCTACGCGGGGGAGCCATTCACGGCGTCGCGGCGTTGTAGGCCGTGGCCAGCACGCTGCACGGGCTCGTCGGCGTGTCCGAGTTGATGATGAGCGAAGCGTCGATTCCGTTCGGCAGGCGCATCACGCACGTGTGCGTTTCACGCCCAGACGTCGCGAAATAGTCGCCATAGTGCGAATAGGCCATGCCGCCGTCGACCGCCGTCGAAGAGCTCCAACCGGCCCGGTTCGCGTCCATGTACGCCTTGCTCGACGCGGACAGGATGTGGTCGCTGTAGCGCACGCCCGTGAGGAACTCCGCGAGCTGCTGCGCGTTCATCTGCAGCCCATCGTGGCCGCCGCAGCCACTGCTCGTCGTGGCCCAGGACCTCCCGCCGAGGGTGGCATCGGCGGTGTTGTACGAGAGGGCCTCGATCTGCCCGGCGGCCGGCTGGCACGAGATGTCCTCGATTCCGAGTCGCTCGAAGGCGATCGAGTCGAGCGCTTGCAGGTACAGCTCGCGCGAGTTCGTCTCCGTGACGACCGGAATCGACGCGCCCTCCAGCTCTCGCCGCAGGGCGGGAATGAGGACCCGCAGCAAGGCGAGGTTTGCGTTCTTGAATTCGCGGCTCGCGCCCGGCATCGCGCCCACCTGCTCCACCATGACTTGCAGGCCGTCCCAGTCGTTGCCAGCGCCCTGCA contains these protein-coding regions:
- a CDS encoding efflux RND transporter periplasmic adaptor subunit, with product MTLSVVLSVMCLGLLASPRAGAHEGHVQAQSAQQQPSIVPGGVGFTVPKETQFLLEVRTQRAAVRPLESRLVAPGKVVPRTDRYAQVSAPVSGRVLASGASVPLVGQRVKRGEVLALVQQSLSTSEATGLSTGYIQAEAEVSRAQAALEQARRDLARLESLQGVVAEKEVQQARLTVSTAEQEFGRAKDSRDVLSGARQGQGTARFPLVAPIDGVLVEARATVGEQVDPARPLFAVLDASVVWVEARVYEGDVARVEGASGALVDTPAYEGQHFAARLYNVGQLVDESTRSVRVLFEVDNREGRLRPGMFVDVAIGEGGRRDALAVPLSAVVEEEGRAFVFIHTSPEAFELRPVVLGGRDGEWREVRQGLKAGERVVVGGVAALRMARGGGR
- a CDS encoding cupredoxin domain-containing protein; translated protein: MRKQIIAAVMAVGLVAACSKKDAPVEAQAPAAKSHATAQPHAHAAPHGGVVESTSQGHLELVATRAGGYRVYLLDDALAVRPVAGASGTVKVAKGGHPDVKLAPAGDHLEGQGPEHSDDHLTLVVTVVRDGKPEVARFSAHLEEHGHGGTSAAPMQAHDHTPLHGGIVAMSGDTHLEVLSLKSGEVRVWVTDAFRQPVPLAGKKGMVEAAGATASLVPGAAGEFLSGTLPPADGEREVTVRLPMPEDSEYFIGFLLTPVDAAKVPVAKAPADGAVQEVTITVQGGYQPSEVTLKQGVPARLRFVRKDTGGCGDELLIPDFGVRTPLPGLKETVVDFVPDKSGTFAFTCGMQMMKGTLVVR
- a CDS encoding DUF4397 domain-containing protein, with amino-acid sequence MLRSFWRSRVLVAALAASMSTLSAGCGEGDDKDPNDRPDTKTARLRVIHGSPDAPAVDIYAEGQATPLFTNVKYGDTTSYASVPAGTYNVQVRAAGAAASSAPAYSTGPLTLGANATVSALASGLLGSTNTQQAFRVLPLAEGFGAPADGRARVRIVHAGADAPTVALDVGNDGSSEVTGLQRFQDTGAAGVDLPAGQSFQVGVLAGGTKVTAFTLPALPSRGEVFVIATGQLSAKPGATNGFGLLAAGVGFIRQNPVVYALHASPDAPPVDIFAGTTELVDNLTFGQLSKPIQVPPGTYTLDVFANAHGASRPAGHPAGSDSTPALEAGGRYLVVAAGFLSPGAGDPATSTFELLAFADSFAQDNDSMRLRVVHASPDAPEVDVAPLENGLVPTHAAFNDVTFRQASSPEGLELPAVQARVGVAAASASDRTPVARFDLDTGLFIGRGVFAVAAGALSPTHGENEASFRLVAVDTSASPWVAVTLLPVVH
- a CDS encoding efflux RND transporter permease subunit, encoding MIDRVILLALRHRLFVVLAAVALLLYGGWAVTRLPVDVFPDLNRPTVTVMTEAGGLSPEEVETLVTTPLETAMNGAPGVQRVRSSSGVGLSIVYVEFDWGTDIYLDRQLVSERLQVARERLPRDVTPHLTPVSSIMGEILLLGVQSESGRTSPLELRSLADWTLRQRLLTIPGIAQVTVLGGGVKQFQVRVDPEKLLAFGLTFDEVERAAGLAQGNTTGGFVDKGGREYLVRNLARSASVEDLAGTVVAVRDGVPVRLSQVAEVAVGPAVKRGDGGMNGRSAVILAVQKQPGASTLELTGKVDAALKELRATLPADVRVETLFRQADFIHSAIGNVAEALRDGALLVVLVLFLFLVNLRTTAITLTAIPLSLVITALVMKAFGLSINTLTLGGLAVAIGELVDDAIVDVENVYRRLKENRAKAEPEPSLRVIFKASSEVRGSIVFATLIVVLVFIPLFALGGIEGRLFAPLGVAYIVSILASLLVSLTVTPALCAYLLPKGRLLEHGDGVLVSWLKARARRVLKVALAHPRPVMTGAAVLVLAAAAVVPFLGRSFLPPFNEGTATVTLIAPPGTSLEESNRFGLLAERLIAAVPEVKTVGRRTGRAEQDEHAEGVHYSELDVDFKAGDGRVREVVLGDLRERLAQLPGMSVSVGQPISHRLDHLLSGIRAQVAVKLFGQDLDVLRGKAEEVRAVMAGVPGIVDLQVEQQTLIPQLQVRLKREEAARLGVQPGAMAEQLEKVFNGVVVGQVLEGQRTFDVLVRYDERSRVDAEAFRRALVDTPSGARVPVAAIAEVVESQGPNVIHHDHLQRRIVVMANVSGRDLGSAVEQVRERVAAQVTLPPGAFVTYEGQFESQQSATRLIALLSLLSLAGMFLVLYAHFRSVRLVLQVMLNIPLALVGSVTAVVLTGQPLSVATLVGFITLCGIASRNTIMLISHYLHLVEVEGDHFGRDLVLRGSLERLVPVLMTALTAGLALVPLALASGAPGKEILHPVATVILGGLISSTLLDLLVTPAVFFRFGRPALERYLARKAAARAEEEDPQLPAAVPPGERLASSL
- a CDS encoding TolC family protein, with amino-acid sequence MFAVSAALSLMLAAAPTEVWSLERVVAEAVERAPEVAAARAEESAAEGARSADGRWLQDNPQLDVGFASDALTDDQGEQRVELMLSQTVEVAGQRGLRVARAEAAVDAVRARRRAVVLEAAAEAVSAAAELERREARARLAEEALELARTLEEATARRFAAGDVPELDRNGAALERARAEARAAMARAESAGARAALNRRLGRPAGAPLSVSVLAEAGAEAGPVTDEKARGDAGVANVTSPAAPMGIQDRPQLRATRASLPSPLLNERPELQAARAEEAAAKAEVELLRRERFPDPTLGLGYERERRVESHGALTDLHTEHLLVARLSLPLPLWERNQRELAEASARRSAREAERVARERQVDAESTVARSTFEAARAAYTALEAARPAVERNLELMRRAYEAGELSLDALLLARDRAFAAKAETVEAAAELARARTALLRAEGRLPTGGVPR
- a CDS encoding serine/threonine-protein kinase, whose protein sequence is MAPGNLDLARLRPGTRVGPWRVLERRGRGVYGAVYRATRADGHPRFVALKLALRPRDERFTREAELLSRIHHPNVPRFFGHGEWQDPAGTVYPYLAMEWVDGVPLYVWAMEQRPTSRQVLSCLASLARALEATHAAGGVHRDVKGDNVVVRDGDGQAFLTDFGSGHYIGAATITWPPFPPGTPAYRAPEAWRSVLRPGPDPGVPYAPGPADDVFALGVTAWRLVTGEYSRALGLAGEGARLWRPEGMSHLAARALNGRCCGELDALVSRMLSVHPEARGSAGELAEAMEDAAREAGPTADVPLFDPEEARPAKVSASSWRFSSRERIGSRRHWRIAASAAVAVVAVGITWLLSTRHGAVPTEATVAIRLEARDAGTVAVGDSALTAPSSSAAPPSAWAAIALDVPPKPFPGQQQTDSKGRCPSQGQVPFQGRCWLKLALDQKRCDENGYLYKDGECYAPVFRTARPATSNPTVK